In Syntrophomonas wolfei subsp. wolfei str. Goettingen G311, a single window of DNA contains:
- a CDS encoding long-chain-acyl-CoA synthetase translates to MNHNHFEAMHLKIIESLKKPQALSLSWQLENWAAQQGEKTALIYGDRYISYEQFNQMANRYAHFFQQEGFKKGDVVSLLMDNRPEYLMAASGLNKLGVVVNLVNTVIRGERLAHAINVSESRAIIVGHEFLELYQSISNGIRLRTPGRILVETGEQNISLPLAVEDLNQLLSGCPTHNPESTGKSSSEDIIIYMETAGSSGLRKTVVLSQKRWLLMGQQFALLTNMNQHSIIYLVIPFYYNMGFNICFSSMLAAGASMVIKPRFSLSNFWPDIRRYKVTHFMAVGEMLRFICNQPEEADDGDNPLEYIIGVNTRGDLLQQLQQRFGIKKVVEAYGTSEGIGTYINEDEIPGMCGNLNLRGMRQGEVVKYDYDSDSIIRDDKGLAVVCKPGEIGLVLSEINANNQFWGYVNDSEMSEARIIRDVLQKGDEYFNTGDLVKLHEGDYISFVDRLGDTYRWKSKTVSANQVADVINKFFGSIEEAFVYGVKVPGMEGNCGMAALQLLDDAPLDWDKLVDHINRRMPDHARPVFIRICAHVEPRLFRKKRRQLQEEGFNPTVVKDPLYYFDLKRNAYLTLTPEKYQDIKDGKIRL, encoded by the coding sequence TTGAACCATAACCATTTTGAGGCTATGCATTTAAAAATAATCGAGAGCTTGAAGAAACCTCAGGCATTATCCCTGAGTTGGCAATTAGAGAACTGGGCCGCCCAACAAGGCGAAAAAACTGCTCTGATATATGGTGACCGCTATATCAGCTACGAGCAGTTTAACCAGATGGCCAATCGTTATGCCCATTTCTTTCAGCAAGAGGGATTTAAAAAGGGTGATGTGGTTTCATTACTGATGGATAACCGGCCGGAATATTTAATGGCGGCCAGTGGTTTAAATAAATTGGGTGTCGTGGTGAACCTGGTAAATACGGTTATTCGCGGGGAACGGCTGGCTCATGCCATTAATGTCAGTGAGTCCCGAGCGATTATCGTTGGTCATGAATTTCTGGAACTCTACCAGTCGATAAGCAATGGAATCCGGCTGAGAACTCCCGGACGCATACTGGTGGAAACTGGGGAGCAGAATATTAGCTTGCCGCTTGCTGTGGAGGATTTGAATCAACTACTGTCCGGCTGTCCCACTCATAATCCGGAAAGCACCGGAAAATCTAGCAGTGAAGATATTATAATATACATGGAGACAGCAGGGAGCAGTGGACTGCGCAAAACAGTAGTACTGTCCCAAAAAAGATGGCTGCTCATGGGTCAGCAGTTTGCTCTGCTGACTAATATGAATCAGCATTCTATTATTTATTTAGTAATACCATTCTACTATAATATGGGATTTAATATCTGCTTTTCCAGTATGCTGGCGGCCGGCGCCAGCATGGTAATAAAACCACGCTTTTCGTTGAGCAATTTCTGGCCGGACATTCGCCGTTATAAGGTTACGCACTTTATGGCGGTGGGGGAAATGTTGCGCTTTATTTGCAATCAGCCGGAAGAAGCCGATGATGGGGATAATCCTTTGGAATATATTATAGGGGTCAATACCCGTGGTGATCTCCTGCAGCAACTGCAGCAGCGTTTTGGGATTAAGAAGGTTGTTGAGGCTTATGGTACTTCCGAAGGCATAGGAACCTATATAAATGAGGATGAGATCCCCGGTATGTGCGGCAATCTTAATCTGAGAGGTATGCGGCAGGGGGAAGTGGTAAAGTATGACTATGACAGTGACAGCATAATTCGAGACGATAAAGGACTGGCAGTAGTATGTAAGCCGGGTGAGATTGGACTCGTTCTTTCGGAAATAAATGCTAATAACCAATTTTGGGGCTATGTTAATGATAGCGAGATGAGTGAAGCCAGAATTATCCGCGATGTACTGCAAAAAGGGGACGAATACTTTAACACGGGTGATTTGGTAAAACTTCATGAGGGGGATTATATATCCTTTGTTGATCGTTTGGGTGATACTTACCGTTGGAAAAGTAAAACCGTTTCGGCTAATCAGGTAGCAGATGTTATAAATAAATTCTTTGGCAGTATTGAAGAAGCCTTTGTTTATGGAGTAAAGGTTCCCGGTATGGAGGGAAACTGTGGAATGGCCGCTCTGCAATTGCTGGATGATGCACCTCTGGATTGGGATAAATTAGTGGATCATATCAATCGCAGAATGCCTGACCATGCCCGCCCAGTATTTATCCGTATTTGTGCTCATGTGGAACCCAGGTTGTTTCGGAAAAAAAGGCGGCAACTACAGGAGGAAGGCTTTAACCCAACTGTAGTCAAAGATCCTCTTTACTATTTCGATCTCAAGCGTAATGCTTATCTTACTTTAACTCCAGAAAAATATCAGGATATTAAGGATGGCAAAATTCGCTTGTAA
- a CDS encoding alpha/beta fold hydrolase, with the protein MNWMDQPDLYSRYKIFLEILQSKEHISLFDPRLKRYTDILIDLEKPFTTWSTPNHIILVHKTLCLRHFPNKYESSAKRPVLILPPQAGHHSNLADYSPAQSLVRVFHRYGYDVYVTQWLSATTEYKDLGIEDYIRLTDEAVEEVRKRTGVYKIHLVGQCQGGWQASIYTSLFPDKISTLVSAAAPIDVNAKPSPIVEYAQKLSIDVFRFMVNSGGGVMPGKFILQGFKSMQPEEHYVRKYFRLWQMIKEGDEDGVKRFIHFENWYQYTQNLPGRFYLEIVKNIFKENNLTKPGSFQLDGRPVDLRNISCPVIIMAGKKDHITPPEQAFALKNYISTPAADVIEILTEGGHIGTLMGTESLREDWTAVNEVLKLAI; encoded by the coding sequence ATGAATTGGATGGATCAACCGGATCTTTACAGCCGATATAAAATTTTTCTTGAAATACTTCAGAGCAAAGAGCATATATCTTTATTTGACCCCAGGTTAAAAAGATATACGGATATACTGATAGATCTGGAAAAGCCTTTTACTACCTGGTCTACTCCTAACCATATTATATTAGTACATAAGACCTTGTGCTTGCGGCATTTCCCCAACAAATATGAGAGTTCGGCTAAAAGGCCGGTACTAATTTTACCGCCTCAAGCTGGACACCATTCCAACCTGGCCGATTATTCCCCGGCCCAAAGTTTGGTTCGGGTATTTCACCGCTATGGCTATGATGTTTATGTTACCCAGTGGTTATCCGCTACTACTGAGTATAAAGATCTGGGAATAGAAGACTATATAAGGTTGACTGATGAGGCGGTGGAAGAAGTAAGAAAAAGAACCGGGGTTTATAAAATTCACCTGGTGGGGCAATGTCAAGGCGGTTGGCAGGCTAGTATTTATACATCTCTTTTTCCAGATAAGATTTCCACGCTGGTATCAGCGGCAGCTCCGATAGATGTTAATGCCAAACCCTCCCCCATAGTGGAATATGCCCAAAAGCTGTCCATTGATGTCTTTCGCTTTATGGTTAATTCCGGCGGTGGGGTAATGCCGGGTAAATTTATTTTACAGGGTTTTAAGAGTATGCAGCCGGAAGAGCATTATGTGCGTAAGTATTTTCGTCTCTGGCAGATGATCAAAGAGGGCGATGAAGATGGAGTTAAGCGTTTTATACACTTCGAAAATTGGTATCAGTATACGCAAAACCTTCCCGGGCGTTTTTATCTGGAGATTGTAAAAAACATATTCAAGGAGAATAATCTCACCAAGCCAGGCAGTTTTCAGCTTGATGGCCGTCCGGTTGATTTAAGAAATATAAGCTGCCCGGTAATTATAATGGCCGGGAAGAAAGACCATATTACTCCTCCTGAGCAGGCTTTTGCTCTTAAGAACTATATCTCTACCCCGGCTGCGGATGTAATCGAGATACTAACCGAGGGAGGACATATCGGGACTTTGATGGGTACCGAATCTCTGCGGGAAGACTGGACCGCGGTAAACGAAGTGCTTAAGCTGGCCATTTAG
- a CDS encoding UvrD-helicase domain-containing protein, with translation MAHWTIEQEEAINARNSNLLVAAAAGSGKTTVLVERIIQLVLRDRIDIDRLLIVTFTQAAAGEMRERINAAFFKELEKGREDGHLRRQLYLLNRSSISTIHAFCSDVVRQHFHLVNIDPHFRIADSTETELIKMEVLEELLDGEYEKGNDGFLDLVEAFGSNKDDKPLEALILRLHSFIQSHPQPLSWLEEKIDNLALGEDNWAENPWASELSQQIKIELSAAQDILNQALKLSNKAGGPRGYLEAIESDQKWVELLLKAADQGLPVLYSCLQQLSFTRLGRVSRDVDENLKNQVKILRDESKKILNAINSLLGRDPLEYLQDLNEIYSLMKYLGEIIQSFAEIYQEKKREKGIVDFNDLEHLALQILSNEAVAREYRDYYSYLFIDEYQDSNLVQETILNYIKKEDNLFMVGDVKQSIYRFRLADPSLFLEKQKSYPLQDGSVNRRVDLNKNFRSHPEILNAVNYIFRHLMSEELGEIDYDEKSYLYPGLNTGQELKYQEIDKASSQEGKEKENTAKRVEICILENNPDLITKLEENETEEREIPGEAENDFIERIIEMDNTEIEALLIAQKIRQLIQEDIYDPELQCMRKIEYRDMVILLRATRNSAGIFMEQLSAEGIPVYADASSGYFDTLELNLFINLLRLIDNKRQDIALLSVMRSPIGGFSIDDFIKIRTKLIPRREKQPYSFYEAMEFYMEDNNDDLKDRLVFFIQRLKEWELESRIMALDEFMGKLFMDTGYYYYAGAMPGGGQRQANLRILLHRAREFQKSSFKGLFSFIKYIEKIKSSGSDMGNACIIGENDNVVRIMSIHKSKGLEFPVVILGGLGKNFNIRDSNENVLLHRKLGIGPRYINTQLRTYHDTIARLAIKNRIKLENLAEEMRILYVACTRPQEKLIMVGTTRQLESAWRRWSQPVNSYNQSRARSFLDWLIPIIMRHKKEGQYLREIAGGDWDREILWEDESRWKVKLISPWQLTAEEIRKKEEKYEWERLLEQGGYSCPSAESEEIIKRLNWKYPYQEAENIPAKLSVSQVSQISSGYLEDGAADTFLTRVPAFLSGEKDKKTRLSPADKGSIVHLVMQNIDYRRVSREDSINQQLGEMVEREILTSEQLAVVEVNKIWRFFQTKLGQRVLQAKWLFREAPFNLLIAASEVFPALESQEELLIQGIIDLYFYEGEDIVLLDFKSDIVHHKSEEEILAPYRVQLKLYKRALENITDHRVKESYLYFFDLNRAIRV, from the coding sequence ATGGCCCATTGGACCATAGAACAGGAAGAAGCAATAAATGCGCGTAATAGCAACCTCCTGGTAGCAGCCGCCGCCGGTTCGGGAAAAACTACGGTTCTGGTGGAACGGATAATTCAACTTGTCCTTCGTGATCGAATTGATATCGATCGCCTGCTTATAGTAACTTTTACCCAGGCCGCCGCCGGAGAGATGCGCGAAAGAATCAACGCCGCCTTTTTTAAAGAACTGGAGAAAGGAAGAGAAGACGGGCATCTCAGAAGGCAACTCTATTTGTTAAATCGCTCCTCCATCAGTACCATTCATGCCTTCTGCAGCGATGTAGTACGGCAGCATTTTCACCTGGTTAATATTGATCCTCATTTCAGAATTGCCGATAGTACTGAGACTGAATTGATTAAGATGGAAGTCCTGGAAGAGCTTTTGGATGGGGAGTACGAAAAGGGGAATGATGGTTTTCTGGATTTGGTGGAGGCGTTCGGCAGCAATAAGGATGATAAACCGCTGGAAGCTCTTATATTACGCTTACACAGCTTTATTCAGAGCCATCCCCAGCCGTTAAGCTGGTTAGAGGAGAAAATTGATAATCTGGCTCTGGGTGAAGATAATTGGGCGGAAAATCCCTGGGCCAGTGAGCTGAGCCAACAAATAAAGATAGAACTATCTGCTGCCCAGGATATTTTAAATCAAGCCCTCAAGCTCAGCAATAAAGCCGGTGGACCCAGGGGATATCTTGAAGCTATTGAAAGTGATCAGAAATGGGTTGAGCTTTTGCTAAAGGCAGCGGATCAGGGCCTGCCTGTCCTATATTCCTGCCTGCAGCAACTCAGTTTTACCCGCCTGGGGAGAGTTTCCCGGGATGTGGATGAAAACCTTAAGAATCAAGTAAAGATTCTCCGGGATGAAAGCAAAAAAATACTTAACGCTATAAATAGTTTGCTGGGCCGTGATCCGCTGGAATACCTGCAGGATTTAAATGAAATCTACTCCCTTATGAAATACTTGGGGGAGATCATACAAAGTTTTGCGGAAATTTACCAGGAAAAGAAAAGAGAGAAAGGCATAGTCGATTTCAATGACCTGGAGCATTTGGCTTTGCAGATCCTGAGTAATGAAGCAGTAGCTCGGGAATACCGGGATTATTATAGTTACCTATTTATTGATGAATACCAGGATAGTAATCTGGTACAAGAGACTATACTAAACTATATCAAAAAAGAAGATAACCTGTTTATGGTGGGGGATGTCAAACAGAGCATCTATCGCTTTCGATTGGCTGATCCCTCTTTGTTTTTAGAGAAACAAAAATCTTACCCCTTGCAAGATGGCAGCGTAAACAGAAGGGTTGATCTTAATAAGAATTTCCGGAGTCATCCGGAAATACTCAATGCCGTAAATTATATTTTCCGTCATTTAATGTCAGAAGAACTGGGGGAAATAGATTATGATGAAAAATCCTATCTCTATCCCGGTCTTAACACTGGCCAGGAGCTAAAATACCAAGAAATAGATAAAGCATCCAGCCAGGAAGGAAAGGAGAAAGAGAATACAGCTAAGAGGGTGGAGATCTGTATACTGGAAAACAACCCGGATCTTATTACCAAGTTAGAGGAGAATGAAACGGAAGAACGAGAAATCCCGGGTGAAGCGGAAAATGATTTTATTGAGCGCATAATTGAAATGGATAATACGGAAATAGAAGCCCTCTTAATTGCCCAAAAGATCAGACAGCTCATACAGGAAGATATTTATGACCCTGAGCTACAATGCATGAGAAAAATAGAATACCGGGATATGGTAATATTGCTGCGCGCTACTCGAAACTCTGCCGGGATATTCATGGAACAGTTAAGCGCAGAAGGCATACCGGTTTATGCTGATGCCAGTTCGGGTTATTTTGATACTTTAGAGCTGAATCTGTTTATAAACCTTTTGCGCTTAATTGATAATAAAAGACAGGACATAGCTCTTCTGAGTGTGATGCGCTCTCCTATAGGTGGATTTAGTATTGACGATTTTATTAAGATCAGGACCAAGCTGATTCCCCGACGCGAAAAGCAACCCTATTCTTTTTATGAGGCTATGGAGTTTTATATGGAAGATAATAATGATGACTTGAAGGATAGATTAGTGTTCTTCATACAGCGCCTGAAGGAGTGGGAATTGGAGTCGCGTATTATGGCATTAGATGAATTTATGGGGAAGCTCTTCATGGATACCGGTTATTACTACTATGCCGGGGCTATGCCGGGGGGGGGGCAACGCCAGGCCAACCTCAGAATTCTGCTGCATCGGGCGCGAGAATTCCAAAAGAGCTCTTTTAAAGGCCTGTTTAGTTTCATAAAATACATAGAAAAAATCAAGTCCAGTGGGAGTGATATGGGTAATGCCTGCATTATCGGGGAGAACGATAATGTAGTACGCATTATGAGCATCCACAAGAGCAAGGGCTTGGAGTTCCCAGTGGTTATTCTGGGTGGATTGGGCAAAAATTTTAATATTAGGGATAGCAACGAAAATGTTTTGTTGCACCGGAAGCTGGGAATAGGCCCTCGTTATATCAATACCCAGCTAAGAACCTATCACGATACCATTGCCCGCCTGGCCATTAAGAACCGGATAAAATTGGAGAACCTGGCTGAAGAAATGAGGATACTCTATGTGGCTTGTACCCGCCCTCAAGAAAAGTTAATTATGGTGGGAACTACCCGCCAACTGGAAAGTGCCTGGCGAAGATGGAGCCAGCCAGTAAACTCCTATAACCAGTCCCGGGCCAGGAGTTTTCTGGATTGGCTTATCCCCATTATTATGCGACATAAAAAAGAGGGGCAGTACCTGCGGGAAATAGCCGGAGGAGATTGGGACAGGGAAATACTATGGGAAGATGAATCCAGGTGGAAAGTTAAGCTTATCAGTCCCTGGCAGTTAACAGCTGAGGAAATAAGGAAAAAGGAAGAAAAGTATGAATGGGAGAGATTATTAGAACAAGGGGGTTATTCCTGCCCTTCTGCTGAAAGTGAAGAAATTATAAAGCGGTTGAACTGGAAATATCCTTACCAGGAAGCAGAAAATATTCCGGCCAAACTATCCGTAAGCCAGGTCAGCCAGATTAGCAGCGGTTATTTGGAGGATGGAGCAGCTGATACTTTTCTTACCCGGGTTCCCGCTTTTCTAAGCGGAGAAAAAGACAAGAAAACTAGGCTCAGCCCAGCGGATAAAGGCAGCATTGTCCATCTGGTAATGCAAAATATTGATTACAGGCGAGTTAGCCGGGAGGATAGTATTAATCAACAGCTGGGCGAGATGGTGGAAAGGGAAATCTTAACCTCGGAACAACTTGCCGTAGTTGAGGTTAATAAAATATGGCGATTCTTCCAAACAAAGCTGGGACAAAGGGTATTACAGGCAAAATGGCTATTTCGCGAAGCACCTTTTAATCTGCTCATAGCAGCCAGCGAGGTTTTTCCTGCTTTGGAAAGCCAGGAAGAACTTTTGATTCAGGGGATTATAGACCTGTATTTTTATGAGGGTGAAGATATTGTTCTGCTCGATTTTAAAAGCGATATCGTTCACCATAAAAGTGAGGAGGAAATCTTAGCTCCCTACCGGGTACAACTCAAACTCTACAAGAGAGCCCTGGAGAATATCACCGACCACAGGGTCAAGGAGTCTTATCTCTACTTTTTTGACTTGAACCGTGCAATCAGAGTTTAG
- a CDS encoding acetyl-CoA hydrolase/transferase family protein: protein MGKTYLDEYKEKLRTADEAVKVVKSGDWVEYGEFMMQAKDLDAALARRKDELKDVKVRVVTATFMPEIVKCDPERDHFIYNDWHFSGGSRQLAMKDLCNYIPLTYHESGKFVEDFADIDVAFIPVAPMDKHGFFNLGTSNSISSYVINKAKIKIAEVNTSTPVCFGGSKEAVHISDIDYIVESQTNPKLLNLPELPVTDVDRKIAALVMEEMEDGSCIQLGIGAMPNTVGTMIAQSDLKDLGVHTEMLVDAYVDMYDAGRVNNKRKSIDKGKMVYTFAMGSEKLYNFMDRNPAIASYPVGYTNDPAVIGQNDKVVGINNALEVDLFGQVASESSGWRHISGTGGQFDFILGSYRSKGGKGFICLSSTTTLKDGSRVSRIRPTLSPGTIVTVPRSCVYLVTTEYGTVNLKAKTTWQRAEALINIAHPDLRDELVKEAQKMRIWTKTCKIL, encoded by the coding sequence GTGGGAAAGACTTATTTGGATGAGTATAAAGAGAAACTGCGCACTGCAGATGAAGCAGTTAAAGTAGTAAAATCCGGCGATTGGGTGGAATATGGTGAGTTCATGATGCAGGCCAAGGATCTGGACGCAGCCCTGGCCCGGCGCAAAGATGAGCTCAAAGATGTAAAAGTCAGAGTAGTAACCGCAACCTTTATGCCTGAAATAGTAAAATGTGACCCGGAAAGAGATCATTTCATTTATAATGACTGGCATTTTTCCGGCGGTTCCCGCCAATTGGCCATGAAGGATCTCTGTAACTACATTCCCCTGACCTATCATGAATCCGGTAAATTTGTCGAGGATTTTGCTGATATTGATGTGGCCTTTATTCCGGTAGCTCCCATGGACAAACATGGCTTTTTTAACCTGGGTACTTCCAATTCCATATCCTCTTATGTTATTAACAAAGCAAAAATAAAAATCGCCGAAGTCAACACCTCCACCCCCGTATGTTTTGGTGGTTCTAAGGAAGCGGTTCATATTTCTGACATCGACTACATAGTCGAAAGCCAAACCAACCCCAAACTTTTGAACCTGCCCGAACTGCCGGTTACGGATGTAGACCGCAAAATCGCTGCTCTGGTTATGGAAGAGATGGAGGATGGTTCCTGCATACAACTGGGCATCGGGGCTATGCCCAATACCGTTGGAACGATGATCGCCCAGTCCGATTTGAAGGACCTGGGAGTGCATACCGAGATGCTGGTGGATGCCTATGTAGATATGTACGATGCCGGCAGAGTAAACAACAAGCGCAAGAGCATTGACAAGGGAAAAATGGTCTACACCTTCGCTATGGGCAGTGAAAAGCTTTATAACTTTATGGACCGCAACCCGGCCATTGCCAGTTACCCGGTAGGATATACCAATGATCCTGCGGTTATCGGGCAAAACGATAAGGTGGTAGGAATAAACAACGCCCTGGAAGTGGACCTCTTTGGCCAGGTAGCCTCTGAATCCTCAGGCTGGAGACACATTTCCGGTACGGGCGGTCAGTTTGACTTTATCCTGGGTTCTTACAGATCCAAAGGCGGCAAGGGCTTTATCTGCTTGAGCTCGACCACCACTCTCAAGGATGGAAGTCGGGTTTCCCGTATCAGACCTACCTTAAGCCCCGGAACCATAGTCACTGTTCCCCGTTCCTGTGTCTACCTGGTTACCACCGAGTATGGCACCGTCAACCTGAAAGCAAAAACCACCTGGCAGAGGGCTGAAGCTCTAATCAATATCGCCCATCCTGATTTAAGGGATGAACTCGTTAAAGAAGCTCAAAAGATGCGGATCTGGACTAAAACCTGCAAGATCCTGTAG
- a CDS encoding YpmA family protein has translation MQQDKGKLDIIASKTFSASPEFIQIVDFLNKSLKGKKIMFGLSKDKEKEQMTISIYEFE, from the coding sequence TTGCAGCAGGATAAAGGTAAACTAGATATCATTGCCAGTAAAACTTTTTCGGCTAGTCCCGAATTTATTCAGATAGTAGATTTTTTAAACAAAAGCCTGAAAGGCAAGAAAATAATGTTTGGTTTGAGTAAAGATAAAGAGAAAGAGCAGATGACCATTAGTATTTATGAATTTGAATAG
- the lepB gene encoding signal peptidase I, translated as MSKELREFIKETICIIVIAFILSLILRAFVIEGREIPSGSMLQTLQIDDRVMVNKFIYHFKEPVRGDIVIFDPPEELNSSKYFIKRVIGLPGEKVQMKEGRVFINDKPLAEPYLPEEINYQFGPVVVPSDALLVLGDNRNFSFDSHMWNTWLTRDRVKGKAFMIYWPLSHFGLLEREVSFE; from the coding sequence TTGAGTAAAGAACTTCGTGAATTTATTAAGGAAACCATTTGTATAATAGTTATCGCTTTTATTTTATCCTTGATCCTCAGGGCTTTCGTAATAGAGGGAAGAGAAATACCTTCAGGATCCATGTTACAAACCCTGCAAATTGACGACCGGGTTATGGTAAACAAGTTCATTTATCATTTTAAGGAACCGGTGAGAGGCGACATAGTTATTTTTGATCCGCCTGAAGAATTAAATTCCAGCAAGTACTTTATCAAACGGGTAATCGGACTGCCCGGAGAAAAGGTACAAATGAAAGAAGGCCGGGTATTTATTAATGACAAGCCCCTGGCTGAGCCCTACCTGCCTGAGGAAATAAACTATCAATTTGGGCCGGTGGTGGTCCCTTCAGATGCCTTATTGGTTCTGGGAGATAACCGTAATTTTAGTTTTGATAGCCATATGTGGAATACCTGGTTAACCCGCGATCGAGTCAAAGGAAAGGCTTTTATGATTTACTGGCCTCTGTCCCATTTTGGCCTTTTGGAACGGGAGGTTTCTTTTGAATGA
- the surE gene encoding 5'/3'-nucleotidase SurE: protein MRILLTNDDGIHARGIQALIGELGSIAELFVAAPDRERSGTGHSITVFDPIKVIKAKLAGIKAGWVIGGTPVDCVKLASSKLVGDNIDLVVSGINHGPNLGTDVLYSGTVSAAVEGVIMGSPSIAVSLNSFAADTDFSFAARFTRQVIQNLFKNGMEKKTLLNINIPYLCPQDIKGIRITRLGVRNYENLFEERHDPRGNTYFWMGGGVLEEPQEEDSDVNAVQHSYISITPIHFDLTDYHLVEQYRKSFSQFSHLLGEADDNF, encoded by the coding sequence ATGAGGATTCTCCTAACCAATGATGATGGGATACATGCCCGGGGGATTCAAGCTTTGATCGGAGAGCTGGGCTCCATAGCAGAGCTCTTTGTAGCTGCTCCTGACCGCGAAAGGAGCGGAACTGGTCATTCCATTACGGTCTTTGATCCGATTAAAGTGATAAAGGCCAAATTGGCAGGAATAAAAGCCGGCTGGGTAATAGGAGGTACTCCGGTTGATTGTGTAAAACTGGCCAGCAGTAAGCTGGTAGGAGATAATATTGACCTGGTAGTGTCCGGAATCAATCATGGTCCCAACCTGGGAACCGATGTATTGTATTCAGGAACGGTGTCGGCAGCGGTGGAAGGAGTTATTATGGGTTCCCCCTCTATTGCGGTATCTTTGAATTCCTTTGCGGCAGATACGGATTTTTCTTTTGCGGCCAGGTTTACCCGCCAGGTTATTCAGAATCTATTTAAAAATGGCATGGAAAAAAAGACCTTGTTGAATATAAATATTCCATATCTATGCCCGCAGGATATTAAAGGTATCAGAATCACCCGCTTGGGGGTTAGAAATTACGAAAACCTCTTTGAAGAAAGGCATGATCCCCGGGGGAACACTTATTTTTGGATGGGTGGTGGAGTATTGGAGGAACCGCAGGAAGAAGATAGTGATGTAAATGCAGTACAGCATTCCTACATAAGTATAACCCCCATACATTTTGATTTGACTGATTACCACCTGGTAGAGCAGTACCGGAAATCATTCAGCCAGTTCTCACACTTATTGGGAGAAGCCGATGATAATTTTTAG